The following are encoded together in the Populus trichocarpa isolate Nisqually-1 chromosome 5, P.trichocarpa_v4.1, whole genome shotgun sequence genome:
- the LOC7455188 gene encoding uncharacterized protein LOC7455188, producing MSLVKEDIKAKAEVYYGDEMGKEKSQELLREVGLPNGLLPLHDIVECGIVRETGFVWLKQKKSITHKFEKIGKLASYGTEVTAYVEQNKIKKLTGVKTKELLLWVTLSDIYLDDPPTGKITFQTPTGLYRTFPVSAFVVEEKGKAATSAAAAKDVKEEKKDDVKGVNGAVEVKEA from the coding sequence ATGTCTCTTGTCAAAGAAGACATCAAAGCCAAAGCTGAGGTCTACTATGGAGATGAAATGGGAAAAGAGAAATCTCAAGAATTGCTCAGAGAAGTAGGCTTGCCAAATGGTCTTTTGCCCTTGCACGATATTGTAGAGTGCGGGATTGTGAGGGAGACAGGGTTTGTGTGGCTCAAGCAAAAGAAGAGCATAACCCACAAGTTTGAGAAGATTGGCAAGCTCGCTTCCTATGGAACTGAAGTCACAGCTTATGTTGAACAAAACAAGATCAAGAAACTGACTGGTGTGAAGACCAAAGAGCTTTTGCTCTGGGTCACACTGAGTGATATCTATTTGGATGATCCACCAACTGGAAAGATCACTTTCCAGACTCCTACTGGGCTCTACAGGACTTTCCCTGTGTCAGCTTTTGTGGTTGAAGAAAAAGGTAAAGCAGCAACCTCAGCAGCGGCGGCAAAGGATGTcaaggaagagaagaaggatGATGTCAAGGGAGTGAATGGAGCCGTGGAGGTGAAGGAGGCCTAA
- the LOC112323257 gene encoding rhodanese-like domain-containing protein 6 isoform X2: protein MADSNENQQGKGKEQEQEQEQYGVLLYYKYTEIPDLNSLLSFYNSNCTSLSLLGRVRLSLHGVNVTVGGKLSSLEKHIEAVKAISLFEGTDFKLASCHFPLNDKVAHECGFTSLSIRIVKELVTFSPYPLVKAPDVSNAGRHLSAVEFHSALQSAGKLVDKESLADDKGLVLLDARNLYETRIGKFDMPNVDTLDPGIRQYSDLPSWIDDNSEQLRGKNVLMYCTGGIRCEMASAYIRSKGAGFENVFQLFGGIQRYLEQFPDGGFFKGKNFVFDHRISVGSSDTNILGTCLLCGLSFDDYSSRCRCSYCRMLVLVCDSCRKEEAVYACELCQKHGKVIESNVAENGEQQDILPQVELKTISSDTILSPQLHGEQGARPPRKLRILCLHGFRQNASGFKGRTASLAKKLKNIAELVFVDAPHELPFIYQSCVSELECSDESSFSSQQILPPTETCRGKFAWLIAPDSKGSSATDWKKADSPFDPLQYLQQTEGFDVSLSYLKTVFSRDGPFDGILGFSQGAAMAALLCAQKGRLKGDIDFRFAILCSGFALPFVEIESGSINCPSLHVFGCVPGKDRQIANKTSRELASLFEDGCSVIIEHDFGHIIPTRTPYIDEIKGFLQRFL, encoded by the exons ATGGCAGACAGCAACGAGAATCAGCAAGGCAAAGGcaaagagcaagagcaagagcaagagcaaTATGGTGTCCTGCTTTACTACAAATACACAGAAATCCCTGATCTCAACTCCCTCCTCTCCTTCTACAATTCCAACTGCACTTCCCTCTCCCTCCTTGGCCGTGTCCGCCTCTCTCTCCATGGAGTCAATGTCACT GTTGGTGGCAAGTTGTCTTCATTGGAGAAGCATATTGAAGCTGTGAAAGCTATTAGTTTATTTGAAGGGACTGATTTCAAGCTTGCTTCTTGTCATTTTCCATTGAATGACAAGGTTGCTCATGAATGTGGCTTCACTTCTCTTTCCATTCGCATTGTCAAG GAATTGGTTACTTTTAGCCCTTATCCTCTTGTTAAAGCACCGGATGTTTCAAATGCTGGTAGGCATTTGTCCGCTGTGGAGTTCCATTCTGCTCTTCAAAGTGCTG GGAAGCTTGTAGATAAAGAAAGTCTAGCTGATGATAAAGGTCTTGTTTTATTAGATGCAAGGAATCTGTATGAGACGAGAATTGGGAAGTTTGACATGCCAAATGTGGACACTTTAGATCCTGGAATCAGACAGTATAGTGATCTGCCATCCTGGATAGATGATAATTCTGAACAATTGCGAGGAAAGAATGTCCTGAT GTATTGTACTGGAGGAATCAGGTGTGAGATGGCATCGGCCTATATTAGGTCAAAAGGTGCTGGATTTGAGAATGTGTTTCAG TTGTTTGGTGGAATACAGCGTTATTTAGAACAATTTCCAGATGGTGGTTTTTTCAAAggaaagaattttgtttttgatcacAG GATTTCTGTTGGGAGCTCAGATACAAATATCTTGGGAACCTGCCTTCTCTGTGGCTTATCCTTTGATGATTACTCTTCACGATGTAGATGCTCATATTGTAGAATGCTAGTATTGGTCTGTGATAGCTGCCGG AAGGAGGAAGCTGTTTATGCTTGCGAGCTGTGCCAAAAACATGGAAAGGTAATTGAGTCAAATGTTGCTGAAAATGGTGAACAGCAAGATATATTGCCTCAAGTTGAGCTCAAAACCATTTCCTCAGATACTATCCTCTCGCCTCAACTTCATGGGGAACAGG GTGCTAGGCCTCCAAGAAAGCTAAGAATCTTGTGCTTGCATGGGTTTCGGCAGAATGCATCTGGTTTTAAAGGAAGAACTGCATCATTAGCCAAGAAACTTAAAAACATTGCTGAGCTTGTCTTTGTTGATGCACCTCATGAGTTGCCTTTCATATACCAGTCATGTGTCTCGGAACTAGAGTGCAGTGATGAATCATCATTTTCATCACAACAAATTCTCCCCCCAACAGAAACTTGCAGGGGAAAGTTTGCCTGGTTGATAGCACCTGATTCCAAAGGAAGCAGTGCAACTGATTGGAAAAAGGCAGATAGTCCATTTGATCCCCTCCAGTACCTGCAGCAAACTGAAGGGTTTGATGTATCATTATCGTATTTAAAGACAGTATTCTCTCGGGATGGGCCATTTGACGGGATCCTGGGATTTTCACAAGGAGCAGCGATGGCTGCTTTACTTTGTGCACAAAAAGGGAGGCTAAAAGGTGACATTGATTTCAGATTTGCAATTTTGTGTTCTGGGTTCGCTCTTCCATTTGTGGAGATTGAGAGTGGATCGATTAACTGCCCCTCTCTCCATGTATTCGGTTGTGTTCCAGGCAAGGACAGGCAGATTGCAAACAAAACAAGCAGAGAACTTGCTTCATTATTTGAAGATGGTTGCTCAGTTATTATTGAGCATGATTTTGGTCACATCATTCCTACTCGGACACCATACATTGATGAAATCAAAG GCTTCCTTCAACGCTTTCTGTAA
- the LOC112323257 gene encoding rhodanese-like domain-containing protein 6 isoform X1: MADSNENQQGKGKEQEQEQEQYGVLLYYKYTEIPDLNSLLSFYNSNCTSLSLLGRVRLSLHGVNVTVGGKLSSLEKHIEAVKAISLFEGTDFKLASCHFPLNDKVAHECGFTSLSIRIVKELVTFSPYPLVKAPDVSNAGRHLSAVEFHSALQSAGKLVDKESLADDKGLVLLDARNLYETRIGKFDMPNVDTLDPGIRQYSDLPSWIDDNSEQLRGKNVLMYCTGGIRCEMASAYIRSKGAGFENVFQLFGGIQRYLEQFPDGGFFKGKNFVFDHRISVGSSDTNILGTCLLCGLSFDDYSSRCRCSYCRMLVLVCDSCRKEEAVYACELCQKHGKVIESNVAENGEQQDILPQVELKTISSDTILSPQLHGEQGARPPRKLRILCLHGFRQNASGFKGRTASLAKKLKNIAELVFVDAPHELPFIYQSCVSELECSDESSFSSQQILPPTETCRGKFAWLIAPDSKGSSATDWKKADSPFDPLQYLQQTEGFDVSLSYLKTVFSRDGPFDGILGFSQGAAMAALLCAQKGRLKGDIDFRFAILCSGFALPFVEIESGSINCPSLHVFGCVPGKDRQIANKTSRELASLFEDGCSVIIEHDFGHIIPTRTPYIDEIKGFLQRFL, translated from the exons ATGGCAGACAGCAACGAGAATCAGCAAGGCAAAGGcaaagagcaagagcaagagcaagagcaaTATGGTGTCCTGCTTTACTACAAATACACAGAAATCCCTGATCTCAACTCCCTCCTCTCCTTCTACAATTCCAACTGCACTTCCCTCTCCCTCCTTGGCCGTGTCCGCCTCTCTCTCCATGGAGTCAATGTCACT GTTGGTGGCAAGTTGTCTTCATTGGAGAAGCATATTGAAGCTGTGAAAGCTATTAGTTTATTTGAAGGGACTGATTTCAAGCTTGCTTCTTGTCATTTTCCATTGAATGACAAGGTTGCTCATGAATGTGGCTTCACTTCTCTTTCCATTCGCATTGTCAAG GAATTGGTTACTTTTAGCCCTTATCCTCTTGTTAAAGCACCGGATGTTTCAAATGCTGGTAGGCATTTGTCCGCTGTGGAGTTCCATTCTGCTCTTCAAAGTGCTG GGAAGCTTGTAGATAAAGAAAGTCTAGCTGATGATAAAGGTCTTGTTTTATTAGATGCAAGGAATCTGTATGAGACGAGAATTGGGAAGTTTGACATGCCAAATGTGGACACTTTAGATCCTGGAATCAGACAGTATAGTGATCTGCCATCCTGGATAGATGATAATTCTGAACAATTGCGAGGAAAGAATGTCCTGAT GTATTGTACTGGAGGAATCAGGTGTGAGATGGCATCGGCCTATATTAGGTCAAAAGGTGCTGGATTTGAGAATGTGTTTCAG TTGTTTGGTGGAATACAGCGTTATTTAGAACAATTTCCAGATGGTGGTTTTTTCAAAggaaagaattttgtttttgatcacAG GATTTCTGTTGGGAGCTCAGATACAAATATCTTGGGAACCTGCCTTCTCTGTGGCTTATCCTTTGATGATTACTCTTCACGATGTAGATGCTCATATTGTAGAATGCTAGTATTGGTCTGTGATAGCTGCCGG AAGGAGGAAGCTGTTTATGCTTGCGAGCTGTGCCAAAAACATGGAAAGGTAATTGAGTCAAATGTTGCTGAAAATGGTGAACAGCAAGATATATTGCCTCAAGTTGAGCTCAAAACCATTTCCTCAGATACTATCCTCTCGCCTCAACTTCATGGGGAACAGG GTGCTAGGCCTCCAAGAAAGCTAAGAATCTTGTGCTTGCATGGGTTTCGGCAGAATGCATCTGGTTTTAAAGGAAGAACTGCATCATTAGCCAAGAAACTTAAAAACATTGCTGAGCTTGTCTTTGTTGATGCACCTCATGAGTTGCCTTTCATATACCAGTCATGTGTCTCGGAACTAGAGTGCAGTGATGAATCATCATTTTCATCACAACAAATTCTCCCCCCAACAGAAACTTGCAGGGGAAAGTTTGCCTGGTTGATAGCACCTGATTCCAAAGGAAGCAGTGCAACTGATTGGAAAAAGGCAGATAGTCCATTTGATCCCCTCCAGTACCTGCAGCAAACTGAAGGGTTTGATGTATCATTATCGTATTTAAAGACAGTATTCTCTCGGGATGGGCCATTTGACGGGATCCTGGGATTTTCACAAGGAGCAGCGATGGCTGCTTTACTTTGTGCACAAAAAGGGAGGCTAAAAGGTGACATTGATTTCAGATTTGCAATTTTGTGTTCTGGGTTCGCTCTTCCATTTGTGGAGATTGAGAGTGGATCGATTAACTGCCCCTCTCTCCATGTATTCGGTTGTGTTCCAGGCAAGGACAGGCAGATTGCAAACAAAACAAGCAGAGAACTTGCTTCATTATTTGAAGATGGTTGCTCAGTTATTATTGAGCATGATTTTGGTCACATCATTCCTACTCGGACACCATACATTGATGAAATCAAAGGTTTCCTTCAACGCTTTCTGTAA